In Mytilus trossulus isolate FHL-02 unplaced genomic scaffold, PNRI_Mtr1.1.1.hap1 h1tg000128l__unscaffolded, whole genome shotgun sequence, one DNA window encodes the following:
- the LOC134700231 gene encoding delta-like protein A gives MYKTFWMGFIASILLSFVSFVCSEPKAPSSPCDTNPCSNGGTCNYQPPTGKSTFTCTCSPNYSGALCDQEIIDDSLSDGEIAGIVVGCVVLLVLIVVIAIVIWKCCCKKSKSVPM, from the exons ATGTATAAGACATTCTGGATGGGTTTTATCGCTTCAATTTTGCTGTCATTTGTATCATTTGTATGTTCTGAACCGAAAGCTCCATCAT CTCCATGTGATACAAACCCTTGTTCAAACGGCGGCACTTGCAATTACCAGCCGCCTACAGGCAAATCCACATTTACTTGCACGTGTTCTCCAAATTACTCAGGAGCATTATGTG ATCAGGAGATAATTGATGACAGCTTGTCCGACGG AGAAATAGCAGGAATCGTAGTTGGATGTGTGGTGCTATTAGTACTTATAGTTGTCATTGCTATAGTTATTTGGAAATGTTGTTGTAAAAAAT CTAAAAGCGTGCCAATGTGA